The Crassaminicella indica genomic interval TCTTGATGGAAATGGTGCTAGTAGAGTTGTGAAAAAAGTAAGTAAGAGTTAAATCGTAGATATATAGGAATACCAAAATTTATATGAGATAATGTTTTTATAAAAATTATGGAGGTGTTATCTATCTTTTTTGAAATCGACAACTAAATATTATAAAGAAATAATAAGAAATACCGATACATTAATAAGAGGATAAAAGATAAAAAAATAATAAAAGGAGCTGATCCTATGGATATTGCAGCTATGTCAACAATAATGAGCCAAGAGAAGGTTATGCAGCAGGCAAGTTTATCAGTAATGAAAATGGCAATGGACACATCGAAGTCACAATCTGTTGAATTAACAAAAATGATGGAACAGTCAGTAAATCCTCATGTTGGTGGGAACATCGATATAAAGTTATA includes:
- a CDS encoding YjfB family protein codes for the protein MSTIMSQEKVMQQASLSVMKMAMDTSKSQSVELTKMMEQSVNPHVGGNIDIKL